The following proteins are encoded in a genomic region of Reichenbachiella sp.:
- a CDS encoding glycine zipper domain-containing protein, which translates to MKNLLTLLLILFGLNAFAQSDQNLAKGLGLFVFPAKDQDEATQNNDEYACYKWAMKETGVNPLNPPKVEAEKVETGPDGSAVVGAAGGAAAGAAIGAIAGDTGKGAAIGAVVGGLRGRRARKYGEYKEAEQNQAAAKATEEEMMNNFKKAFTACMTAKGYTVQ; encoded by the coding sequence ATGAAGAATTTATTAACCTTACTATTAATATTGTTTGGATTGAATGCATTCGCGCAATCGGATCAAAACTTAGCGAAGGGCTTGGGGCTTTTTGTTTTCCCTGCGAAGGATCAAGATGAAGCTACACAAAACAATGACGAATACGCGTGCTACAAATGGGCTATGAAGGAGACCGGAGTCAATCCGTTGAACCCTCCTAAAGTAGAGGCCGAAAAAGTAGAAACCGGACCTGATGGTTCTGCCGTGGTTGGCGCAGCAGGAGGCGCAGCAGCAGGAGCTGCAATTGGTGCCATAGCAGGAGATACTGGAAAAGGCGCAGCCATTGGAGCTGTGGTAGGCGGTCTTCGAGGACGTAGGGCTCGCAAATATGGTGAGTACAAAGAAGCCGAGCAAAATCAAGCAGCAGCCAAAGCCACCGAAGAGGAAATGATGAATAACTTCAAAAAAGCCTTCACTGCCTGTATGACAGCTAAAGGCTATACCGTTCAATAG
- a CDS encoding DUF3347 domain-containing protein, producing MRYLSLIIAGLFITACNSNPKSNTEAASEPTEIEEVAADIEETTETPTVKFKSKGIQTIYSAYEKLRDALVATDYETAKAFAKDLSEALKADESTWQQASIADGIMNAGDVEKARAVFSELNNSMESVFEGAIESGEINKCFCPMALDNEGASWFSTTKEIKNPYFGDKMLKCGMVKKTIK from the coding sequence ATGAGATACTTAAGTCTAATCATAGCAGGCCTGTTTATTACAGCTTGTAACAGCAATCCAAAATCAAATACAGAAGCAGCATCTGAACCTACAGAAATTGAGGAAGTAGCTGCAGACATAGAAGAAACTACGGAAACACCAACCGTTAAATTCAAAAGCAAAGGCATACAAACCATCTACAGTGCTTACGAAAAACTCCGAGACGCTTTAGTAGCTACAGACTACGAAACAGCAAAAGCTTTTGCTAAAGATCTAAGTGAAGCTTTGAAAGCGGATGAAAGCACCTGGCAACAGGCCAGTATTGCAGATGGCATCATGAATGCAGGAGATGTAGAAAAGGCCCGAGCAGTATTTTCTGAGTTAAACAACTCTATGGAAAGCGTATTCGAAGGTGCTATTGAATCTGGTGAAATCAATAAGTGTTTCTGTCCTATGGCTTTAGACAATGAGGGCGCTTCCTGGTTTAGTACCACCAAAGAAATCAAGAACCCATATTTCGGGGATAAGATGCTGAAGTGCGGCATGGTAAAGAAGACGATTAAGTAA